TTCAGTTACAGCTTCTCCACTCACCGTTACTGTAGCACCTAATCCTCTTGCGCCAATTGCACTTTCAGCTATAGCAACTGCAAATCCACCTTCTGCTACATCATGTGCAGATGCAACAACACCTTCACGAATTGCAGCTAAAAGTTGATTTTGTGCACGTAGCTCAGCTTCTAAATCTAATTCTGGTGCTTTACCAAAGATTTTGCCATTCATTAATTTTTGAAGCTCGCTTCCACCAAACTCAGGCTTTGCTTCTCCAATTACATAGATTAAATCTCCAGCTTGTTTGAACTCTTGAGTAGTAATATGAGCAATATCCTCAATCAGACCAACCATACCCACAACAGGCGTTGGATAAACAGCTACACCATTTGTTTCATTATATAAAGATACATTTCCACCAATAACAGGTGAATTTAATGTACGACATGCTTCACTCATACCATCTACAGCTTTTTCAATTTGCCAAAAAATTTCTGGTTTTTCCGGATTACCAAAGTTTAAGCAATCTGTGATCGCCAGTGGCTGACCACCTGAGCAAACAACATTACGTGCAGCTTCTGCTACTGCAATTTTCCCACCAACTTCTGGATCTAAATATAAATAGCGTGAATTACAGTCAGTAGTCATTGCTAAAGCTTTCTTAGTACCACGAATACGAACAACCGCAGCATCTGATCCAGGTGATACAACTGTATTTGTTCTTACCATGTAATCGTATTGATTATAAACCCACTCTTTGCTTGCAATAGTTGGTTGTGATAGAAGCTTCACTAACGTCTCGTTGTAATCAGTTACTTCCGGAACTCCTACTTCCATCGCTTGGAATTCACGGTAATAAGCTGGTTCTGCTGACGGCTTGTTGTATACAGGTGCATCTTCTGCAAGTGCATCAACTGGCACATCCGCTATTACTTCACCTTTATGAACTAAACGTAGCTTCTTATCATCTGTTACTACACCGATTGCTACTGCTTCTAAGTCGTATTTCGAAACAATATCTTGAATCTCTTTTTCTCTACCTTTTTCAACAACAACAAGCATACGCTCTTGAGATTCTGATAACATCATTTCATATCCAGTCATGCCAAGTTCACGTTGTGGAACTAAATCTAGGTTCATTTCAATTCCTGAACCCGCTTTACTTGCCATTTCAGCAGATGAACTAGTTAATCCTGCTGCTCCCATATCTTGAATCCCAACTAAGGCATCACATTTAACAAGCTCTAAGCATGCTTCTAGTAAAAGCTTCTCCATGAATGGATCGCCAACTTGAACTGCTGGACGTTTTGCTTCTGATTCATCAGAAAGCTCCTCGGATGCAAATGTTGCACCATGAATACCATCACGACCTGTTTTTGCACCAATGTACATTACTGTATTTCCGATTCCTTTTGCTTGACCCTTTTGAATATCTTCATGATTGATCAATCCAACACACATTGCATTTACTAATGGGTTACCTTCATAAGAAGGATCAAACTGGATTTCCCCACCAACCGTTGGAATCCCAACACAATTTCCGTAGCCTGCAATCCCTGCAACTACTTCCTCAAACAAATACTTCACACGAGGTGATGTTAACTCTCCAAATCGTAAAGAGTTTAATAGAGCGATTGGACGTGCTCCCATTGAAAATACATCACGAATAATTCCACCTACACCTGTAGCAGCACCTTGGTATGGCTCGATTGCTGAAGGATGGTTGTGACTTTCAATCTTAAATACTACTGCTTGGTTGTCACCGATATCTACGATTCCAGCACCTTCACCAGGCCCTTGTAATACCTTTTCCCCTGTAGTTGGAAATTTGCGTAACACAGGTTTAGAATTCTTATAGCTACAGTGTTCAGACCACATAACTGAGAATAACCCAGTTTCTGTATAATTTGGAGTACGCCCAAGAATGTTTTCAATCATGGCAAACTCTTCGTCACTTAATCCCATTTCACGATATATTTTTTCGGACTTAATCATCTCAGTACTTGGTTCAAGAAGTAACGACATTGGCTGATAACCTCCATTGTTTTACAATTGATTGGAATAACTTTAAACCGTCTGCACTTCCTAAAAGCTCATCAAC
This sequence is a window from Cytobacillus luteolus. Protein-coding genes within it:
- the purL gene encoding phosphoribosylformylglycinamidine synthase subunit PurL — its product is MSLLLEPSTEMIKSEKIYREMGLSDEEFAMIENILGRTPNYTETGLFSVMWSEHCSYKNSKPVLRKFPTTGEKVLQGPGEGAGIVDIGDNQAVVFKIESHNHPSAIEPYQGAATGVGGIIRDVFSMGARPIALLNSLRFGELTSPRVKYLFEEVVAGIAGYGNCVGIPTVGGEIQFDPSYEGNPLVNAMCVGLINHEDIQKGQAKGIGNTVMYIGAKTGRDGIHGATFASEELSDESEAKRPAVQVGDPFMEKLLLEACLELVKCDALVGIQDMGAAGLTSSSAEMASKAGSGIEMNLDLVPQRELGMTGYEMMLSESQERMLVVVEKGREKEIQDIVSKYDLEAVAIGVVTDDKKLRLVHKGEVIADVPVDALAEDAPVYNKPSAEPAYYREFQAMEVGVPEVTDYNETLVKLLSQPTIASKEWVYNQYDYMVRTNTVVSPGSDAAVVRIRGTKKALAMTTDCNSRYLYLDPEVGGKIAVAEAARNVVCSGGQPLAITDCLNFGNPEKPEIFWQIEKAVDGMSEACRTLNSPVIGGNVSLYNETNGVAVYPTPVVGMVGLIEDIAHITTQEFKQAGDLIYVIGEAKPEFGGSELQKLMNGKIFGKAPELDLEAELRAQNQLLAAIREGVVASAHDVAEGGFAVAIAESAIGARGLGATVTVSGEAVTELFAESQSRFIVSVKPEDKARFEEMVDAKLVGEITNEASLVINNNQGEVLISSTVEELRSAWKGAIPCLLNSKA